A genome region from Pseudobacteroides sp. includes the following:
- a CDS encoding glycoside hydrolase family 9 protein, whose product MRERKKWGAKKLLSLLLSLVLAAGGIIPFGSSAPSVSAAESYNYGEALQKAIMFYEFQLAGKQPDWIRNNWRGDAVVNDGKDVGADLSKGWFDAGDHVKFNLPMSYSVAMLAWSIYEYKDAFKKSGQLEYLLREMKWATDYFINCHPEPNVYYFEVGHGGGMYDHKYWGAAETVEQAMKDLKLERITYKADLTKTATTVVASTSAAMAAASIVFKESDPEYAAVLLKHAKELLNFADQTKSTDQTKSESAYAPVANDFYKSWSGCYDQLSWAAAWLYLATGDQSYIEKAESYVPNWEKTQDGTIAYKWGHNWDNVLFGAQILLARITKKPIYKESTERNLDWWTVGYKGERVRYTPKGLAWLDTWGCLRYATTTAFLAEVYSDWTECPSEKATIYRDFAKTQVDYCLGSTGRSYVIGFGTGYPEHPHHRTAHGSWSDDKTVPGYSRHTIVGALIGGPDLTDKFTDDPGKFEFTEVACDYNAGFVGVLAKLYQRYGGNPIPNLTAIEEVKEDEYFVEASASSGSNFVAVKSVLRNRSAWPAKVLYDASFRYFVDISELVDKGVKPEDIKVTLGYNENAQISPTLLPWDKAKNIYYANISFVPGNAIYPGGQSAHRREVQFRIEAPNGTSGWDNTNDFSFSGITSSGTTLAKAPNIPVYNEGKLLAGKEPSGNSSATPTPIVSIPPSGAKVSGYIDADFTYMASSASKVKSGFKVEILNTGLSALTDENGYFEIKNAPVTPLGDVTKAYTLTISKKNFLTRQIDKVQIYSNGISLSSQSSPIKLWAGDMERNGAQDGAINMSDIIEIAKVFNSIPGDGKYDENSDFTKDGSINMADVIAVAKHFNATASSYPELL is encoded by the coding sequence CATGTTTTATGAATTCCAGTTGGCGGGCAAACAGCCTGACTGGATCAGGAACAACTGGAGGGGAGATGCCGTAGTTAACGACGGTAAGGATGTTGGAGCAGATTTAAGCAAGGGTTGGTTTGACGCAGGAGATCATGTCAAATTCAATCTTCCCATGTCATACTCAGTAGCAATGTTGGCTTGGTCAATATATGAGTACAAGGATGCTTTCAAAAAAAGCGGTCAGCTTGAATACCTGTTGAGGGAAATGAAGTGGGCAACAGACTACTTCATTAACTGCCATCCCGAACCCAATGTTTATTACTTTGAAGTGGGACATGGCGGGGGTATGTATGACCATAAGTACTGGGGTGCTGCCGAAACCGTTGAGCAGGCAATGAAGGACCTTAAACTTGAAAGGATTACATATAAGGCAGACCTTACCAAAACAGCCACAACTGTTGTTGCATCCACTTCAGCTGCTATGGCTGCAGCATCAATTGTATTTAAGGAAAGCGATCCCGAATATGCTGCCGTACTTTTAAAGCACGCAAAAGAACTTTTGAATTTTGCAGATCAGACAAAGAGCACAGACCAGACAAAGTCAGAGTCTGCGTATGCTCCTGTTGCAAATGACTTTTACAAGTCATGGAGCGGCTGCTATGACCAGCTTTCATGGGCAGCTGCCTGGTTATACCTTGCTACAGGCGATCAAAGCTACATAGAAAAAGCCGAATCATACGTACCGAACTGGGAAAAAACTCAGGATGGGACAATTGCATATAAATGGGGTCATAACTGGGATAACGTGCTTTTCGGTGCACAAATCCTCCTGGCCAGAATAACCAAAAAACCCATCTACAAAGAATCCACAGAAAGAAACCTTGACTGGTGGACTGTAGGCTACAAGGGTGAGAGGGTAAGGTATACTCCGAAGGGACTTGCATGGCTTGATACATGGGGGTGTCTCAGATATGCAACCACAACCGCATTCCTAGCAGAGGTATATTCCGATTGGACCGAATGCCCATCAGAAAAAGCAACTATATATAGAGACTTTGCAAAGACACAGGTGGATTACTGCCTTGGAAGTACCGGCAGAAGCTATGTGATAGGTTTTGGAACAGGTTATCCTGAGCACCCTCATCATAGAACAGCACACGGCTCGTGGTCTGATGACAAAACAGTTCCTGGGTATTCAAGGCACACCATAGTTGGTGCTCTTATTGGAGGACCGGACTTGACCGACAAGTTTACAGACGACCCTGGTAAATTTGAATTTACCGAAGTTGCATGCGATTACAACGCAGGATTTGTAGGCGTTCTGGCTAAGCTGTATCAGAGATACGGCGGCAATCCCATCCCAAATTTAACTGCAATTGAAGAAGTAAAAGAAGACGAGTATTTTGTTGAAGCCTCTGCAAGCTCAGGCTCCAATTTTGTGGCTGTTAAGTCGGTGCTTAGAAACCGCAGTGCATGGCCCGCAAAGGTTTTATACGATGCTTCCTTCAGATATTTTGTTGATATAAGTGAACTTGTGGACAAGGGAGTAAAACCAGAAGACATCAAAGTCACATTAGGCTATAATGAAAATGCTCAGATCTCACCAACTTTGTTACCATGGGATAAAGCTAAAAACATTTATTATGCAAATATATCATTTGTACCCGGCAATGCTATCTATCCTGGAGGGCAGTCTGCACACAGGAGAGAGGTTCAGTTTAGGATTGAAGCCCCAAACGGCACCTCAGGATGGGATAATACCAACGATTTTTCCTTTAGCGGAATTACATCTTCAGGTACAACACTTGCTAAAGCTCCGAATATTCCTGTTTATAATGAAGGAAAGCTTTTGGCAGGTAAAGAACCCTCCGGTAATTCTTCTGCAACACCGACACCTATAGTATCCATACCACCTTCAGGAGCTAAGGTTTCAGGGTATATAGACGCAGATTTCACTTATATGGCTTCATCAGCATCTAAAGTAAAATCAGGCTTCAAGGTTGAAATACTAAACACAGGCCTATCTGCTTTGACAGATGAAAACGGATATTTTGAAATAAAAAATGCACCTGTAACACCGCTGGGAGATGTGACCAAAGCTTATACCCTAACTATAAGCAAGAAAAATTTTCTAACTCGTCAAATAGATAAGGTACAAATATACTCAAACGGAATTTCACTGTCATCCCAAAGTTCTCCAATTAAGCTCTGGGCAGGGGATATGGAAAGAAACGGAGCTCAGGACGGGGCAATAAACATGTCGGATATTATCGAAATTGCTAAGGTTTTCAACTCAATACCAGGAGACGGCAAATACGATGAAAACAGTGATTTTACAAAGGACGGCTCAATAAATATGGCAGATGTAATTGCAGTTGCGAAGCACTTTAACGCCACCGCCTCAAGCTATCCTGAGCTGCTTTAA